AAATGTATTGAGTTTGTTCCATTTCTTCTGCATTTTGGCAGGAATAAATGATACAGCAAATGACAATAGAAAAAATAGAAAGTAAAATGGTTTTGCGCATTATTTTTCTTCTGCTATAAGTGTTTTCAAGTCTTCTTTTAGCTTGGCAACTTGCTCTTCCTTTGTGCCATCATAAGCGCCACGCATTCTTTTTTCCTTATCAATTAATACTAACCAACCTTGGTGCATGTAACCATCTGGCGCTGTTTTATCTTCGCCCACCACAGTTAGATAGCTTTTTTCAGCCAATGAATAAACTTCTTCTTTAGGGCCATAAACAAATTGCCACTTCTTAGTGTCGACACCTAGTTTTTGGGCGTAATTTTTTAAAACCGAAGGTTTATCATATTTGAAATCTATTGTATGAGATAAAAACATCACATCTGGATTGTTTTTATATTCATCATAAACAGTCTTCAAGTTTCTATGCATGATAGGGCAAATGGTGGTGCAAGAAGTAAAGAAAAAATCTGCTATGTATATCTTTTCTTTAAACGCATCTTGAGTTAAGTAAGTGCTATCTTGATTTAAGAATTTAAAATTTGGAATGGTTTGGTAAATGGTATCTACTTTTTCATTTCCATCTGCATCTTTTGTTATTTGTGCTTCGCGTTGACCGTAAATAGGTAATTTTTTATCGTTGTTACAAGCGTAAAAGCAAATGCTTAAACTTATTAAAGCAACGATGGCGACAATGTTTTTAATTTTTATCATGATGATTGAAATTGGTTACAAACATACGTTAAACACAAATAAAGTTTAACGTATGCGTGTAAGATTTGTTAAGATTTAAGTAAATAATATAATTGATTGATGTTGTAGGTGATGCCTAAATAGATTTTAGCTGAACTTTGTGGATGGTCTGTTTTGGCTTGCCAAGCATTTTTTTGCAAACCCATATTAAGTGCTATATTTTTATAATATAAATCTACCCCAATACCAGCCATCAAGTTGTTCATCTTGTGTTCTCCTGTTTTTACTCCTTTATAAGTTTCGCCAGCAGAATTTTCATAAAAAAACTGAACGGATGGCATTACTTGCCAATTCTTATTAATTCTTTGGGTGTAAAACAGATTTAAAAATGTTGTACTGCTATTGGCAATTCCTTCTTGTTCGCTATTATCCCCATTTATTTTATAGGAAGTATTAATGCTCATTCCGAATTTTTTATAGCCAATTAAATAATTAGCATAAACAAATCCATCGGTACTGCCGGTTCCAGGTTGCATTAAAGCAGAATATTTGATACCGGTAGCTGTTTTGATATCATTTTTTCCACTAGGTAATTTAACGCCTGCACCTACAATTAAACGCTGATTAAAAGTTGATTGGGCTAATTTCCTTATCAAGTGATAACCAGCATAAAGATTTACATCGCCCACTCCAGAAATAGATGAAGTATTACCATTATACCTTTCGCTGTTTGAATTATAGGGAATAATCGCATTTAATTCAATTCTTCTATGCACAAAGTACCTGCCTCTAACTTCCATTGTTCGGTATAATTCATAATCGTTCGGATTGTTATTGTGGCCTGTTAGTGGAGATGTTTTATCGTCTTTTGGAAAGAAAAAACTACTGCCTTTTGGGAAAGTGTAATTGTTTTGCCCTTGGTATCCGCTAAAAGAACGATAGCGATATAATAAGCCAAAACTACTTTGGTTGTCGTAAGGCGTTAGTCCCATGAAACAACCACAAATATCACAAGCAGAAGCGCTTATGGAAATTGTAACCAGGGTAACTAGTATAATGTTAATTTTCACTGAAAATTTTATTCTTGATAAATTCATCATCTGTTAATGTTTTTAAAAAACTTGTAATTTGTTGTTTTTGAATATTAGATAGCGGAATACCTAGCTGCGAATTCTTGGAAAGCGAAACGTCTAAATTTTCATTCGCTTGCACACCAGCATTATAATGTTCTAGTACTTTTTCTAATGTATTAAAACGGCCATCATGCATATATGGCGATGATAATTCGATGTTTCTCAAAGTTGGAACTCTAAACTTCCCCTTATCACTAACTAAATCTGTAATCGTTTTGCGCCCTTCATCAACACTGTTTAAATCCAATCCGTTATTGATGTAGTTTAGATTAGTAAATAAAGGCTCGGTATGGCAGTTGGCACATTTATCCTTAAATAACTGATATCCCTGTTGTTCTTCAGTAGTAAAAACAGTTTCCTTTCTCATCACTTTATCATACTTGCTATTTGCAGAAACCATCGCCGCCGTGAACTGTGTTAGTGCCTTCAAAAGGTTTTGCGAATTGACGGTTGCTGAACCAAAAGCATCTTTAAAAAGGCTAGGGTAGGGAGCCGTGTTATTTAAGAAAGTGACAATTGTATTTAAGTCGCTTCCCATTTCACATACATCTGTTATCGCATTAATGGGTACAATTTCTAAGTTTTTAGCACCACCATCCCAAAAGAATTCCCTTTGCCAAGCTAGGTTAAATAATACAGGTGCATTTCGCTTCCCTAAACAATTGTTAACCCCGTGACTTACTTTATGGTCTAGGTTTGCAAAACCTGCAAATTGTTGGTGACAGCTACCGCAGGAAATTGATTTATCTGCTGATAATCGTGCATCGTAAAATAGCTTTTTGCCTAGAGCAAAGCCATTATTAGTTAAAATATTTCCATCGAATTTGTATACCGCATCTGGAAAGTTAGTAGGAACCACAAACCGAATTTCTTCAGTTTGTGGTTTAACTATTTCAGTTTTACTACAGGCATACAACATCCCCATACTTGCTATAAGTATGAGGTATATTTTTAAATGCCTCATAGTTAATTGTGTATGTGTTCAAATTCGAATAAACCATTTACGTAATTATCTGCTACAATTACAGAATTAGCGCCGCCCATGGTAAAGTTTAATTGAGCAAAGCTGATGTTTTGTTTTCCTTTAAATAAACTTCCAGCATTCACCACAAAATGAACTTGAGGGTTTTTATCTGCCCTAATTCTTAGCGGATTTCCAGTACTAAAATCTGTGCTAAAAGTTCTAATGGTGTTATTTGGGTCAACAATTCCACCGATGTGAAAGGTTAATGATTTGTCTGTTGCTGTTGATTGTGGTGATGTTCCCTCGAATTTTACAAAGATGTAACCACTGTTCCAAGTCCAGAACATTCCTAAAGCTGGATCTAATGCTCCAGTTTGTGCACCTGCCAAATTCCGCTCCTTATCTACACCAATGGTAAAAGCTATTTTAGTGTAATCTCCTGCCGGAATGTCTTTGAGATTGTTTAATAAAGAACTTGGTTTTGCTGCATCCATTAAAATATAACTTTCAGGAATTGCATAGATAGACCCATCTGTTTTGGTTAATTTGATATTGCTTACATAATATTTAAATGTAGAAATATTGAAACTCTCGCCAGTGGCATTGGTGTAATTTTGAGTGTTTAATACTAGTGGGACGCCATTTATCTGATTTTCGAATTCTAAGGTAAAAGTTCCCTTTTCGGCTGTGTTAATGGTTTCATCTTTTTTGCAAGAAGTAAATGCAATAGTTAAAATCGCAACAATTGCGATTGATATATTTTTGATATTCATTATTTGAAATTTTAAAAAAATGTAGAGTTATGTCAAAGCGATTTTGACAATTAATTATTTGGTTCCCGCAGATGAAAATGATTTCGCAGATTTAATTGTCAATCTGCGTAATCTGTTAAATCAGCGGGAAAAATTAATACGAATAGTTAGTCTTGACGAAAATTCAAGAACGACCTTGATAATTTGCCTATCAAAGGACAGCAATTCAAGGTAACAAATAGATGTTATGCGTGCTTAGGCGGTTGAAAGATAGAGAGGGAAGTTTTTATTGGTTTTTTTTGCAGATAATTCATCGCAAAAATTTCCACTGGCAATTCGTAAACTGGTGCTAAAAGACTAGCCGTAACTGGTGCTACAGTTTCGATAATTCGTTTTAAATTATCTTGGTCGTGTTTATTCTTTTGGTCCAGTTCTTTCAGTTTGATATCCATGAAACATTTACCCTCACAATGAAGTTCGTGGTTATCTTTATTGGTACAAAGTACTGTAGAAATGTATTGTTTGTTGAGAATATAAGATGATGATAAAATCCAATAGTTAAAACAGTTGGTTAAAATTCCAACCAAAAGAAATAACGCTATGAACTGTTTCCAGATTTTCATCGCGGCAAAACTAAACATTTTTACTGCTCAATTAAAGCAAAAACTGTATATTAATTTCCGAAATATGCGAACTATAAAAACAATTCTTTTTGCTGGTCTAGTTTTAGTTAATTCTTCGCTTTTTGCTCAAGAAAATACTGGCAATCAAGTCATCATTAAAGCAACGGATAAGCACGAGGACATTATTCGTAAAGCAGCGAATGTAAAACCGTCTACGAGACAATTACGTTGGCAACAGTTAGAATTAACTGCTTTTTTTCATTTTGGCGTAAATACCTTTACCAATAGAGAGTGGGGTGATGGAAAGGAAGACCCTAAAATTTTTAATCCAACTAAACTTGATGCTCGTCAGTGGGTTAGAACGATGAAAGAGGCAGGTTTTAAACAGGTTATTTTAACTGCAAAACACCACGATGGCTTTTGTTTATGGCCTAGTAAATTTACGGAACATAGTGTTAAGAACAGTACTTGGAAAGGTGGAAAGGGCGATGTGGTTAAAGAAGTAGCCGCTGCCTGTAAAGAATACAAAATTGGTTTTGGTGTTTATTTATCCCCATGGGACAGGAACCATAAGGATTATGGCGATAGTAAAATTTATAATGAATATTTCGTAAACCAGTTAACCGAATTACTAAGCAATTATGGTAAAGTAGATGAGGTTTGGTTTGATGGTGCAAATGGAACCGGTCCAAATGGTAAAAAGCCTGTTTATGATTTTGCCAATTGGTACAAGCTGATTAGAAAACTACAGCCATCGGCAACTATTGCAGTTATGGGACCAGATGTGCGTTGGGTAGGAACTGAAAGTGGTTATGGGCGTGAAACGGAATGGAGTGTTTTGCCTGCGGATGAGAATATGTTAAAAGCAATTGCCGATAATTCTCAAAAGGAAGTGGCTTTTGTGCCAGCTGGTGATAAAATGGGTGAGGATTTAGGTAGTCGCTCGAAGATTTTAAATGCTAAAGGTTTGGTTTGGTATCCAGCAGAGACTGATGTATCTATTCGTGATGGTTGGTTTTATCATCCAGAACAAGATAATAAAGTGAAAACACCAGAGAAATTGATGGATATCTATTTTTCATCGGTTGGCAGGAATGGTGTCTTGTTATTGAATGTTCCACCCGATAAAAATGGTTTAATAAGCGAGAGTGATATCAAAACCTTAAAAGATTGGTCGTTTTTAAGGAACGAATTATTTGCAGAAAACATAGCCAAACAAGCTAGCTTAAAGGCAAGTAATGGTAATAATTTAAATTCAATATTAGATGGCAGTCAAAATACTTATTATGTTGCCTCGCCTAAAGATACCACTGCTACCATTAACCTTACTTTTTCAAAACCAATAGAATTTGATGTTTTATCGCTGCAAGAAAACATCGCCATTGGCCAAAGAGTTGAAAAGTTTGTGTTAGAATATAAAGAGGGGGAGGATTGGAAAACGATTACTCAAGGCACTACAATTGGTTATAAAAGATTATTGCGTTTTAAATCCGTTAAAGCAAGAGAAGTAAGGTTACGAATATTATCATCGAGGTTAAATCCAACAATTACTGAGTTGGGATTGTATAAAAGCAAATGAAAAAAATAATCATTTTATTGTTGTTAGGTATTACATCAGCATCTGCTCAAAATTACCAACCAAACTGGAGTTCGTTAGATAGTAGGCCAGTACCACAATGGTTTAAGGATAGCAAATTTGGTATTTTTATACATTGGGGAGTTTATTCTGTTCCAGCTTATGGGCGAAAGGGAAGTTATTCAGAATGGTATCAGAGAGGTTTAACTGATGGGGATACCGCTCGTGTAAACTACCATAAAGCAAAGTTTGGCAATTTAACTTATTACGAATTGGCCGACCAATTCAAAGCTGAGCTTTTTAAACCAGATGAGTGGGCTAATTTGATTGAAAAATCAGGTGCAAAATATGTTGTATTGACTTCAAAACACCATGATGGCTATGCATTATGGCCAAGTAAAGAAACCGATAAGAACTGGGGGTTTCCTTGGAATGCTGTTACAATTGGGCCTCACCGTGATTTGCTTGGCGATTTATTTAAAGCTATCCGTAAAACATCGGTGCATCCAGGGCTATATTATTCTTTAATGGAGTGGTATAATCCACTATGGAGAAATGATAAAGGTAGATATGTGAATGAACATGCTTGGCCGCAGATGAAAGATTTAGTAAATACTTATAAACCAGATGTGTTTTGGACAGATGGTGAATGGGAAGCTAGTGCAGAGACCTGGAAAAGCAAGGAGTTTTTAGCATGGCTTTACAATGATAGTCCAATTAAACAAAATGTGGTTACTTATGACAGATGGGGAAGTGGCGATGTACGCTTTAAACATGGAGCTGTTTTTACGCCCGAATACCAACCAGATTTAGATTTTGAATATCATTATTGGGAAGAGAGCCGTGGAATGGGATTTTCTTATGGCTACAATAGGGAGGAAGATGCATGGGATTATAATTCTGCGCAGTCTTTAGTTTTACAGTTGATTGATAAAGTAAGTAGGGGTGGTAATTTTTTGTTAGATATTGGTCCCGATGAACATGGTAAAATTCCACCAATTATGCAGGAGCGTTTGTTGCAAATTGGTAATTGGATGAATATAAATGGCGAAGCAATTTATGGCACAGAACGATGGAGAAATGCTTCTCAGTGGTCTGAAGGTAGAAAAGACTATAAAGCAAAAGATGGTAGTGGCGATTATTTGTTAAAAATAACATTAAATCCAGAAACTGGTTATGCCGTTAAGAATTGCTTTTTTACATATAATGCTACAACCAATAACTTATATGCTTTATTGCCAATTTATCCATCAGACAAAAAAATAGTCCTGCAAAATTTATCGTTTAAATCTAATACCCGAATTGAATTATTAGAAACTAAAGAATCCTTAAAATGGGAAAATAATGGTAATGATGTGGTCGTAACTCTTCCATCATTCGACCCAAATAAAATCAAAAGTAATTATGCTTATGTACTAAAGATTTTTAATTATGGTGCTTTTTCTAAAAAACCTAAAGTATCGGTTAATTATAGTATTGGAGCTTTAAATCCTGTGGTAACCATAAGCTCAAATGATGAAATCAGGTATACTCTTGATGGCACTTTACCAACAACAACTTCAAATTTATATCAATCGCCTTTGAAAATAACAACTAGCTCAACTTTAAATGTGAAGGCCTTCGCCAAAAATATCCTGCCAAGTGAATTAGTTACCATCCCATTAAAGGTATATCAGTGGAAAAATGCAATTATACCTAAAGACATCATAAAAGGATTAACCTTAAGTATTTATGAATCTTTTATTACTTCGGTAGATGAATTAGAGAAATTAAAACCCGTTAAAGTAAAGTCTGCAAGCCAAATTTCATTGGTAGATACCACTAGAAAAGAACAAGTAGGATTAATTTATGAAGGTTATATTAAAATACCAGAAACGGATATCTATGATTTTTTTCTATCAGCTGATGATGGCAGTAATTTATGGATCGATGGTGAATTGTTGTATAATGATGGTTTGCATGGTGGTATTGAGAAAATGGAAAAATTTGCTTTAAAAAAAGGATTTCACAGTCTCAAAATATCATATTTTCAAGCTACTGGAGATGCTGAATTGAGTTTGAAGGTGGCTTCTTCAAAAATAAAAAAGCAAAATGTCCCAATGGAATGGTTTTTTCAAAAATTAAGAAAATGAAGTTGTACAAAATATTTTTAGTTTACATCTTTTGTCTACCTATTGAGGCGGATGCCCAAATCTTAAAACAAAAATTAACTACCAATTGGGTTTTTCAAGAACAGGATGATGCTAAATGGTATCCTGCAAAAGTACCTGGGGAGGTGCATGTAGATTTAATGAATAACAAGTTAATACCAGACCCATTTTATCGTGCTAACGAAAAGAAGGTTCAATGGGTAGAAAAAGAAAACTGGGACTACAAAACTACCTTTGATATTTCTGCTCAGACCCTTGCTTCTAATCATATAGATTTAGTCTTCGACGGTTTAGATACCTATGCTGATGTTTATTTAAATGGTCAACTGATTTTAAAAGCTGATAACATGTTCCGTCAGTGGACAGTTGATGTGAAACGCCTTGTTAAGTCAAAAGGAAATCAATTATTGGTTAAGTTTTATTCAGCACAAAACAAAGTTGATGCCATTGCAAAAGCCGATTTACCTTATTTCATTCCAGATAATCCAAGAGCTTATGTACGCAAAGCACAGTTTCATTTTGGCTGGGATTGGGGACCGAAATTAACAGGTGTTGGCATTTGGAAAGAAGTGAGATTGGAAAGTTACAACACCAAACCGACTGAAAAACCTTTTGTAGCGCCCATAAATGTAGAGTTGGTGCAACAGCCCGATAAAGATGGTAAATCATTCTATTTTAAGATTGATCGTAAGCCTGTTTACATGAAAGGCGCAAACTACATTCCATCTGATGCATTTGTAACTCGGATGACTAAAAATGATTATCGCAAAATGTTGATGATGGCAAAAGATGCCAATATGAATATGTTACGAGTTTGGGGTGGTGGAATTTATGAAGCTGATGAGTTTTACGATTTGTGCGATTCATTAGGGATTTACGTTTGGCAAGATTTTATGTTTGCAGGAACAATGGTGCCAGGAGATAAAGCTTTTTTTACCAATGTAAAAGAGGAAGTAAAATATCAAGTTAAGCGATTGAGACATCATAAAAGCATTATTTTATGGTGTGGTAACAATGAAATTGATGAAGCTTTTAATCGTTGGGGATGGCAAAATCAATATCGCATTAAACCTAAAGATTCGGTTAAATTATGGGATGATTACACCCGACTATTTAGAGATAGTATTACCAAATGGGTAAAAGAAGTTGATGCCAGTAGACCTTACATTAGCACTTCGCCAAAATATGGTTGGGGTGTAAAAAATAGCTTTACAGAAGGTGATAGTCATTATTGGGGTGTTTGGTGGGGCAATGAAGACTTTGAGGTTTTTGAAAATAAAACAGGAAGATTTGTGAGTGAGTACGGCATGCAGGCTATGCCGAATTATGCTAGCGTTTTAGCTTATACACAACCACAGGATAGGTATTTGTTCTCCAAGGTTTTAAACGACCATCAAAAGGCGGGGAATGGTTTTGCAAAGCTGAATATTTACCTCCAAAACTATATGATTGATTCGTCAAAAATCAATAAACTTTCGGTTGAAGATTATACTTATCTCACTCAATGTGTGCAATATTATGGTTTCAAGAATATGATTTTAATCCACAGAAGTAAAGCACCTTACAATATGGGGACTTTGCTCTGGCAATTAAATGATTGTTGGCCAGTGGCAAGTTGGAGTATAACAGATTATTATGACCGTGCTCCAAAAGCAGCGTGGTATGCTGTAAAAGAAGCTTATAGGGATGATGTGAAAATCGAAAGAGATATTGTTAAACCAAAAGATTTAAAGTTGCTTAATCCTAAAATTACTTATCAAATTAAAGGCAATCAAATCATTTTGAAATCTTCAAATTTTGCTAAGTATGTTTTTGTAGATATTGCTGGTTACAAAGGAAAACTAAGCGATAATTATTTCGATTTGGAAGCAGGGAAAATGAAGATTATAACTTTTGATCAAAAAGATTTGAAGGTTAAGAATGTGGTAGTAAAGTTGAAGTCGCTTTGGGATGTTGTAGGGAATTAAGCGTCATTTCGACAGAGTTTTTCACGATGGAGAAATCTGTTAGTAATTTTAACTACCTGAACATATCCTGTGATATTTGTGTTGTAGATTTCTCGTCGCTGCGCTCGCTCGAAATGACGTAACAAGATGATTAACAAAATTTCAAGAGATTCGCCACCCTTAATCAAATCCATCTGAAATTTAGCGAGTAAAGTAAAAAAAATGTAAAACTTTCAAAAAAAACATAATTTTTTTAAGCTGTCAAGGGGCAGAATTGCAGGTGTTTTCTCCCACATTCCTCCCAGATTCGTTCGGAGAATCGGCCTTTAAAGCAAGGTTTCTCGAACAACACTGGGAGAAGTCTGGAACAAACCAATTTCAAACAGGTCAGAAGTGCCCAAATCCTCTCGTTTCTGTAAGATGCAGCAAATTATGTTTTTTTATCATATATTAGTTTCAGTGTTGATTCCCATAAGTTTAAGGATTTCGTTCCCGATTTAAATCAGCACACGTTCACTCAACCTTTCCATTTACTTTAGCTGACGGTTTTAGTTTGACAAGCTCAAGCGCTTTCTTCAAAATAACAGGCAACAAAAAAGGTTGATGTAAAACACCAACCTTTAAATTCAATAAGGAGTCTGCGACTCCCGAAGAAGTCGGGACAAGTTCGCTCAGACTGACTTTGCCTTTCCAACTATGCACTCCCTCTCCTTCAGGAGAGGGTTGGGGTGAGGTTTAAGCCTGTAAATCCTCCATAATCTTTTTAATCTTTTCTGCTAACTTCTCTTCTGTAGCTTTAAAGTCTTCAGCGCTTTCAAGCGGTGTATTTACGCTACAATAGAACTTAATTTTAGGTTCTGTACCACTTGGTCTAGCAGAAATGATGCTTCCATCAGCGGTAATGAATTGCAATACATCAGATTTTGGAAAACCTAATTCTTTACTAGAACCTGCTTTAATATCAGTTTCCTTATTTAATTCGTAATCTTTTAAGGTAACCACTTCAGAGCCACCCAGTTTTGCTGGTGGATTATTCCTAAATGTCTCCATCATCGCTTTGATTTCTTCAGCACCAGTTTTACCTTTTTTGGTAATCGAAACTAAATCTTCCTTGTACATTCCATAAGTCACGTACATGTCAATCATCGCTTGATATAAGCTACTGCCTTTATCTTTATAAAATGCAGTCATCTCGGCAATAAATGCACAAGAAATTACCGCATCTTTATCTCTTACTAAATCGCCAATTAAATAGCCATAACTTTCTTCACCACCTGCGATGAAAGTCTTTTTGCCTTGTTGTTGGGTCATTACCTGACCAATCCACTTAAATCCTGTTAAGGTGTTAAAATACTCAACGCCTTTAGCATCGCAGATAGCTTTAATTAAACTGGTTGTTACAATAGTAGAAACCACATATTCATTGCCTGTTAATTTTCCTTTTTCTTCCCAAGCGGTTAGTAGATAGTTAATTAATAAACTACCAGTCTGATTTCCATTTAATAAAACGAATTCTCCGTCATTATTCTTAACGGCAATACCAACACGGTCGGCGTCTGGGTCTGTAGCTAAAACTAAATCAGCATCAAGTTCTTCAGCTTTTTTAATGGCTAAACTTAAAGCATCTTTTTCTTCAGGATTAGGATAAACAACGGTTGG
The sequence above is drawn from the Pedobacter frigiditerrae genome and encodes:
- a CDS encoding SCO family protein, with amino-acid sequence MIKIKNIVAIVALISLSICFYACNNDKKLPIYGQREAQITKDADGNEKVDTIYQTIPNFKFLNQDSTYLTQDAFKEKIYIADFFFTSCTTICPIMHRNLKTVYDEYKNNPDVMFLSHTIDFKYDKPSVLKNYAQKLGVDTKKWQFVYGPKEEVYSLAEKSYLTVVGEDKTAPDGYMHQGWLVLIDKEKRMRGAYDGTKEEQVAKLKEDLKTLIAEEK
- a CDS encoding cytochrome-c peroxidase, which gives rise to MRHLKIYLILIASMGMLYACSKTEIVKPQTEEIRFVVPTNFPDAVYKFDGNILTNNGFALGKKLFYDARLSADKSISCGSCHQQFAGFANLDHKVSHGVNNCLGKRNAPVLFNLAWQREFFWDGGAKNLEIVPINAITDVCEMGSDLNTIVTFLNNTAPYPSLFKDAFGSATVNSQNLLKALTQFTAAMVSANSKYDKVMRKETVFTTEEQQGYQLFKDKCANCHTEPLFTNLNYINNGLDLNSVDEGRKTITDLVSDKGKFRVPTLRNIELSSPYMHDGRFNTLEKVLEHYNAGVQANENLDVSLSKNSQLGIPLSNIQKQQITSFLKTLTDDEFIKNKIFSEN
- a CDS encoding MbnP family protein — encoded protein: MNIKNISIAIVAILTIAFTSCKKDETINTAEKGTFTLEFENQINGVPLVLNTQNYTNATGESFNISTFKYYVSNIKLTKTDGSIYAIPESYILMDAAKPSSLLNNLKDIPAGDYTKIAFTIGVDKERNLAGAQTGALDPALGMFWTWNSGYIFVKFEGTSPQSTATDKSLTFHIGGIVDPNNTIRTFSTDFSTGNPLRIRADKNPQVHFVVNAGSLFKGKQNISFAQLNFTMGGANSVIVADNYVNGLFEFEHIHN
- a CDS encoding alpha-L-fucosidase; protein product: MRTIKTILFAGLVLVNSSLFAQENTGNQVIIKATDKHEDIIRKAANVKPSTRQLRWQQLELTAFFHFGVNTFTNREWGDGKEDPKIFNPTKLDARQWVRTMKEAGFKQVILTAKHHDGFCLWPSKFTEHSVKNSTWKGGKGDVVKEVAAACKEYKIGFGVYLSPWDRNHKDYGDSKIYNEYFVNQLTELLSNYGKVDEVWFDGANGTGPNGKKPVYDFANWYKLIRKLQPSATIAVMGPDVRWVGTESGYGRETEWSVLPADENMLKAIADNSQKEVAFVPAGDKMGEDLGSRSKILNAKGLVWYPAETDVSIRDGWFYHPEQDNKVKTPEKLMDIYFSSVGRNGVLLLNVPPDKNGLISESDIKTLKDWSFLRNELFAENIAKQASLKASNGNNLNSILDGSQNTYYVASPKDTTATINLTFSKPIEFDVLSLQENIAIGQRVEKFVLEYKEGEDWKTITQGTTIGYKRLLRFKSVKAREVRLRILSSRLNPTITELGLYKSK
- a CDS encoding alpha-L-fucosidase gives rise to the protein MKKIIILLLLGITSASAQNYQPNWSSLDSRPVPQWFKDSKFGIFIHWGVYSVPAYGRKGSYSEWYQRGLTDGDTARVNYHKAKFGNLTYYELADQFKAELFKPDEWANLIEKSGAKYVVLTSKHHDGYALWPSKETDKNWGFPWNAVTIGPHRDLLGDLFKAIRKTSVHPGLYYSLMEWYNPLWRNDKGRYVNEHAWPQMKDLVNTYKPDVFWTDGEWEASAETWKSKEFLAWLYNDSPIKQNVVTYDRWGSGDVRFKHGAVFTPEYQPDLDFEYHYWEESRGMGFSYGYNREEDAWDYNSAQSLVLQLIDKVSRGGNFLLDIGPDEHGKIPPIMQERLLQIGNWMNINGEAIYGTERWRNASQWSEGRKDYKAKDGSGDYLLKITLNPETGYAVKNCFFTYNATTNNLYALLPIYPSDKKIVLQNLSFKSNTRIELLETKESLKWENNGNDVVVTLPSFDPNKIKSNYAYVLKIFNYGAFSKKPKVSVNYSIGALNPVVTISSNDEIRYTLDGTLPTTTSNLYQSPLKITTSSTLNVKAFAKNILPSELVTIPLKVYQWKNAIIPKDIIKGLTLSIYESFITSVDELEKLKPVKVKSASQISLVDTTRKEQVGLIYEGYIKIPETDIYDFFLSADDGSNLWIDGELLYNDGLHGGIEKMEKFALKKGFHSLKISYFQATGDAELSLKVASSKIKKQNVPMEWFFQKLRK
- a CDS encoding beta-mannosidase, which translates into the protein MKLYKIFLVYIFCLPIEADAQILKQKLTTNWVFQEQDDAKWYPAKVPGEVHVDLMNNKLIPDPFYRANEKKVQWVEKENWDYKTTFDISAQTLASNHIDLVFDGLDTYADVYLNGQLILKADNMFRQWTVDVKRLVKSKGNQLLVKFYSAQNKVDAIAKADLPYFIPDNPRAYVRKAQFHFGWDWGPKLTGVGIWKEVRLESYNTKPTEKPFVAPINVELVQQPDKDGKSFYFKIDRKPVYMKGANYIPSDAFVTRMTKNDYRKMLMMAKDANMNMLRVWGGGIYEADEFYDLCDSLGIYVWQDFMFAGTMVPGDKAFFTNVKEEVKYQVKRLRHHKSIILWCGNNEIDEAFNRWGWQNQYRIKPKDSVKLWDDYTRLFRDSITKWVKEVDASRPYISTSPKYGWGVKNSFTEGDSHYWGVWWGNEDFEVFENKTGRFVSEYGMQAMPNYASVLAYTQPQDRYLFSKVLNDHQKAGNGFAKLNIYLQNYMIDSSKINKLSVEDYTYLTQCVQYYGFKNMILIHRSKAPYNMGTLLWQLNDCWPVASWSITDYYDRAPKAAWYAVKEAYRDDVKIERDIVKPKDLKLLNPKITYQIKGNQIILKSSNFAKYVFVDIAGYKGKLSDNYFDLEAGKMKIITFDQKDLKVKNVVVKLKSLWDVVGN
- a CDS encoding phospho-sugar mutase codes for the protein MQLEESTLATINEWLNGNYDQETKNSIQALLDNNSTTELTDSFYRSLEFGTGGLRGIMGAGSNRINKYTIGTATQGLANYLNKKYLGEKISVAIAHDSRNNSDYFAKITADVFSANGIKVYFFSALRPTPELSFAIRELGCKSGVMLTASHNPKEYNGYKAYGNDGGQFTSPDDKMVMDEVAAIKSIDEVKFDRVESNIELIAEAIDKSYLDKITALSVSPDAIAREHDLKIVYSPIHGTGITLVPQALAQFGFTNVNIVEEQSKPDGNFPTVVYPNPEEKDALSLAIKKAEELDADLVLATDPDADRVGIAVKNNDGEFVLLNGNQTGSLLINYLLTAWEEKGKLTGNEYVVSTIVTTSLIKAICDAKGVEYFNTLTGFKWIGQVMTQQQGKKTFIAGGEESYGYLIGDLVRDKDAVISCAFIAEMTAFYKDKGSSLYQAMIDMYVTYGMYKEDLVSITKKGKTGAEEIKAMMETFRNNPPAKLGGSEVVTLKDYELNKETDIKAGSSKELGFPKSDVLQFITADGSIISARPSGTEPKIKFYCSVNTPLESAEDFKATEEKLAEKIKKIMEDLQA